One genomic segment of Hymenobacter psoromatis includes these proteins:
- a CDS encoding ribonucleoside-diphosphate reductase subunit alpha, with product MLVIKRDGRRESVKFDKVTARIEKLCYGLNQNFVSPIEVAKKVIDGIYDGVTTIELDNLAAETAASLTTRHPDYAILAARIAVSNLHKVTSKSFSSTMKRLYTYEDPKNGDNASLIAKDVWEVIHKHAHTLDSAIIYDRDYNYDFFGFKTLERSYLLRLEGKVVERPQHMLMRVSVGIHKEDIESAIKTYNLMSERWFTHATPTLFNAGTPKPQMSSCFLLTVKDDSIEGIYETLKDCALISQSAGGIGLAVHNVRATGSYIKGTNGNSNGLVPMLKVFNDTARYVDQGGGKRKGAFAIYLEPWHADIFEFLDLKKNHGKEEMRARDLFYALWTPDLFMKRVEANGDWTLMCPHECPGLDTTWGPEFEKLYTKYEREGRGRKTIKAQELWFHILESQTETGTPYMLFKDAANGKSNQQNLGTIKSSNLCTEILEYTDKDEIAVCNLASLALPRYLVEDGRGNLRFDHDKLYEVTYQATLNLNKVIDVNYYPVPETERSNFRHRPIGLGVQGLADTFIALRMPFESDEAKGLNIDIFETIYFAAMTASMDLAKKEGAYETFPGSPLSEGKFQFDLWGVTPQSGRWDWDALRANVVQHGVRNSLLVAPMPTASTAQILGNNESFEPYTSNIYVRRVLSGEFMVVNKHLLKDLVKLGLWNEQMKQDIIAANGSVQGIARVPQHIKDLYKTVWEISQRTIIDMAADRGAYICQSQSLNLHVQNVNFGKLTSMHFHSWKRGLKTGMYYLRTKAAADAIKFTVEKQAAETLEPLYAEVAKNQSDMSCSLDNPEDCEACGS from the coding sequence ATGCTTGTAATCAAACGCGATGGCCGCCGCGAGTCGGTCAAGTTCGACAAAGTAACCGCCCGTATTGAAAAGCTTTGCTACGGGCTGAATCAAAATTTCGTTTCGCCCATTGAGGTGGCCAAGAAGGTCATCGATGGCATTTATGACGGCGTGACGACCATCGAGTTGGACAACCTGGCCGCCGAAACCGCCGCCTCGCTCACCACGCGCCACCCCGACTACGCCATCCTGGCGGCCCGCATCGCGGTGAGCAACCTGCACAAGGTGACTTCGAAGTCGTTTTCGAGCACCATGAAGCGGCTTTACACTTACGAGGACCCCAAAAATGGCGATAACGCCTCGCTTATTGCCAAGGACGTGTGGGAGGTCATCCATAAGCACGCGCACACCCTGGACTCGGCCATTATTTATGACCGGGATTATAACTACGATTTCTTCGGCTTCAAGACCCTGGAGCGCAGCTACTTGCTGCGGCTGGAAGGCAAGGTAGTGGAGCGCCCGCAGCACATGCTGATGCGCGTGTCGGTGGGCATCCACAAGGAGGACATTGAGTCGGCCATCAAGACCTATAATCTGATGTCGGAGCGCTGGTTTACCCACGCTACCCCCACGCTTTTCAATGCCGGCACGCCCAAGCCGCAGATGTCGTCGTGCTTTCTGCTGACGGTGAAGGACGACTCGATTGAGGGTATTTATGAGACGCTGAAGGACTGCGCGCTGATTTCACAAAGCGCGGGCGGCATCGGGCTGGCCGTGCACAACGTGCGCGCCACGGGCTCCTACATCAAGGGTACGAATGGCAACTCCAACGGCCTGGTGCCGATGCTGAAGGTCTTCAACGATACGGCCCGCTACGTGGACCAGGGCGGCGGCAAGCGCAAAGGCGCGTTCGCCATTTACCTAGAGCCCTGGCACGCCGATATATTCGAGTTTCTGGACCTCAAGAAGAACCACGGCAAGGAGGAAATGCGCGCCCGCGACCTGTTTTATGCCCTCTGGACGCCCGACCTGTTCATGAAGCGCGTGGAAGCCAACGGCGACTGGACGCTGATGTGCCCCCACGAGTGCCCCGGCCTCGATACCACCTGGGGACCCGAGTTTGAGAAGCTCTACACCAAGTACGAGCGGGAGGGTAGGGGCCGCAAAACCATCAAGGCGCAGGAGCTGTGGTTCCACATCCTGGAAAGCCAGACCGAAACCGGCACGCCCTACATGCTCTTCAAGGATGCCGCCAACGGCAAGAGCAACCAGCAAAACCTGGGCACGATTAAGTCGAGCAACCTCTGCACCGAGATTCTAGAGTACACAGACAAAGACGAGATTGCGGTGTGCAACCTCGCCTCGCTGGCCCTACCCCGCTACCTGGTGGAAGACGGCCGCGGCAACCTGCGCTTCGACCACGACAAGCTCTACGAAGTCACCTACCAGGCCACGCTGAACCTGAACAAGGTGATTGACGTGAACTACTACCCGGTGCCCGAAACCGAGCGCTCCAACTTCCGCCACCGGCCCATCGGGCTGGGCGTGCAGGGCCTGGCCGATACGTTTATCGCCCTGCGAATGCCCTTCGAGAGCGACGAGGCCAAGGGCCTGAATATCGACATTTTCGAGACGATTTACTTCGCCGCCATGACGGCCTCGATGGACCTCGCCAAGAAGGAGGGCGCTTACGAAACCTTCCCCGGCTCGCCGCTCAGCGAGGGCAAGTTTCAGTTCGACCTCTGGGGCGTGACGCCGCAGTCGGGCCGCTGGGACTGGGACGCCCTGCGCGCCAACGTGGTGCAGCACGGCGTGCGCAACTCGCTGCTGGTGGCCCCCATGCCCACCGCCAGCACCGCCCAGATTCTGGGCAACAACGAGTCGTTTGAGCCCTACACCAGCAACATTTACGTGCGCCGGGTGCTCAGCGGCGAGTTTATGGTGGTGAACAAGCACCTGCTGAAAGACCTGGTGAAGCTGGGCCTCTGGAACGAGCAGATGAAGCAGGACATCATCGCGGCCAACGGCTCGGTGCAGGGCATTGCGCGGGTGCCGCAGCACATCAAGGACCTGTACAAGACGGTGTGGGAAATCTCGCAGCGCACCATCATCGACATGGCCGCCGACCGCGGGGCCTACATCTGCCAGAGCCAGAGCCTGAACCTGCACGTGCAGAACGTGAACTTCGGTAAGCTCACCAGTATGCACTTCCACAGCTGGAAGCGCGGCCTCAAAACCGGCATGTACTACCTGCGCACCAAAGCCGCCGCCGACGCCATCAAGTTCACGGTCGAAAAGCAAGCCGCCGAAACCCTGGAGCCCCTGTACGCCGAGGTAGCCAAGAACCAAAGCGACATGAGCTGCTCGCTGGATAACCCGGAGGATTGCGAGGCGTGTGGGTCGTAG
- a CDS encoding ribonucleoside-diphosphate reductase small subunit yields the protein MEPLLAENPNRFVLFPIQNPQVWEFYKKAEASFWTAEEIDLSQDQKDWNGLNDNERHFIKHVLAFFAASDGIVNENLAINFMQEVQMPEARCFYGFQIMMENIHSETYSLLIDTYIKDPKEKDYLFNALETVPAVQRKGQWALTWINSENFAERLIAFAAVEGIFFSGSFCSIFWLKKRGLMPGLTFSNELISRDEGLHCDFACLLYSYLENKLPEVRVQAIIRDAVTIEQEFVTEALPVSLIGMNAKTMSQYIEFVADRLLVSLGCDKIYNSTNPFDFMEMISVQGKTNFFEKRVAEYQKAGVMSERADNMFSLDEDF from the coding sequence ATGGAGCCTCTACTCGCCGAAAACCCTAACCGCTTCGTCCTTTTCCCCATTCAAAACCCCCAGGTGTGGGAGTTTTACAAAAAGGCGGAAGCCTCGTTCTGGACGGCCGAGGAAATCGACCTCTCGCAGGACCAGAAAGACTGGAATGGCCTGAATGACAACGAGCGGCACTTTATCAAGCACGTGCTGGCCTTCTTCGCGGCCAGTGATGGCATTGTGAACGAAAACCTGGCCATCAACTTCATGCAGGAAGTGCAGATGCCCGAGGCGCGCTGCTTCTACGGCTTCCAGATTATGATGGAAAACATTCACAGCGAGACGTATTCGCTGCTGATTGATACCTACATCAAAGACCCTAAGGAGAAAGACTACCTCTTCAACGCCCTCGAAACGGTACCCGCCGTGCAGCGCAAGGGTCAGTGGGCCCTGACGTGGATTAATTCGGAAAACTTCGCTGAGCGCCTCATTGCCTTCGCGGCCGTGGAAGGCATCTTCTTCTCGGGTTCGTTCTGTTCCATCTTCTGGCTCAAGAAGCGCGGCCTGATGCCGGGCCTCACGTTCTCGAACGAGCTGATTTCGCGCGACGAGGGGTTGCACTGTGACTTTGCCTGCCTGCTGTATAGCTACCTCGAAAACAAGCTGCCTGAGGTGCGCGTGCAAGCCATTATCCGCGACGCGGTGACCATTGAGCAGGAATTTGTGACCGAGGCCCTACCCGTCAGTCTCATCGGGATGAATGCTAAGACGATGAGCCAGTACATTGAGTTTGTGGCCGACCGCCTGCTGGTGTCGCTGGGCTGCGATAAAATTTATAATTCTACCAACCCCTTCGACTTCATGGAGATGATTTCGGTGCAGGGCAAAACCAACTTCTTCGAGAAGCGCGTGGCTGAGTACCAGAAAGCGGGCGTGATGAGCGAACGGGCCGATAACATGTTCTCGCTGGACGAGGATTTTTAG
- the rplU gene encoding 50S ribosomal protein L21, translated as MYAIVNIAGQQTKVEANKFVYAQRLAGNVGDSVELGKALLTDDNGTLSIGSPELDVLIKGTIMAHVQGDKVLVFKKKRRKGYKKLNGHRQQFTKVMINSIG; from the coding sequence ATGTACGCCATTGTCAATATCGCCGGCCAACAGACTAAGGTTGAGGCTAATAAATTTGTTTACGCCCAGCGTCTGGCCGGCAATGTCGGTGACTCGGTAGAGTTGGGCAAAGCCCTGCTGACCGACGATAACGGCACGCTCAGCATTGGCTCGCCCGAGCTGGATGTCTTGATAAAAGGCACCATTATGGCCCACGTTCAGGGCGACAAAGTGCTGGTATTTAAGAAGAAGCGTCGCAAGGGCTACAAGAAGCTGAACGGCCACCGTCAGCAGTTCACCAAAGTGATGATTAACAGCATCGGCTAA
- the rpmA gene encoding 50S ribosomal protein L27, protein MAHKKGVGSSNNGRESHSKRLGVKIFGGQSLIAGNIIVRQRGTKHHPGTNVGIGKDHTLFALVDGTVLFRKGRDERSFVSVVPATTEAAAA, encoded by the coding sequence ATGGCACACAAAAAAGGCGTCGGCTCGTCAAACAACGGCCGTGAATCGCATTCGAAGCGTCTCGGCGTGAAAATTTTCGGTGGTCAGTCGCTCATCGCTGGCAACATCATCGTGCGGCAGCGCGGCACCAAGCACCATCCTGGCACCAACGTCGGCATCGGCAAAGACCACACGCTGTTTGCGCTGGTTGATGGCACGGTGCTGTTCCGTAAAGGCCGCGACGAGCGTTCGTTCGTGTCGGTAGTACCGGCAACGACCGAAGCTGCAGCAGCTTAA